TATTTAAAGAGTTAGGTGTTGATGAACGCAATGGTCTAGGTGATGTTTACGCTAAGATTGCTAATATCGATGCAGCTAAAAAAGCAGAAGTAGAAGCAGATATCCAAGCGGTTTACGCAACTCGTCCAAGCTTAGCAATGGTTGATTCTGATAAAGGTATCACTAACTTACACGTACCAAGTGATGTGATCATCGATGCTTCTATGCCTGCTATGGTGCGTTCTAGCGGTCAAATGTGGAATGTAGAAGGTAAACTTGAAGATACTAAAGCATTGATTCCAGATCGTTGTTACTCAGGTATCTACGAAGAAACCATTAAGTTCTGTCGTGAAAATGGTGCTTTTGATCCAGCAACTATGGGTAACGTATCAAACGTAGGTCTAATGGCTCAAAAAGCTGAAGAATACGGTTCACATGATAAAACATTCCAAATCACTGAAGCGGGTACGGTTAAAGTAACTGATTCTGCTGGTAACACGCTAATGTCTCACGATGTTGAGCAAGGTGATATCTGGCGCATGTGTCAAGCTAAAGACATTCCAATCCGTGATTGGGTTCGTTTAGCAGTAAGCCGTGCTCAAGCAACTGGCCAACCAGCAATTTTCTGGTTAGACGAAGCACGAGCTCACGATAAAAACTTAATCGAAAAAGTAAATACTTACTTAAAAGATCATGATACAGCTGGTTTAGATATTCAAATCTTAACGCCTGTTGAAGCATGTAAGTTCTCATTACAACGTGTTAAAGAAGGTAAAAACACTATCTCTGTAACAGGTAACGTATTACGTGATTACCTAACAGATTTATTCCCAATTTTAGAGTTGGGTACAAGTGCTAAAATGCTTTCAATTGTTCCATTACTTGCAGGTGGTGGTTTATTTGAAACAGGCGCTGGTGGTTCTGCTCCTAAACACGTTCAACAATTTGTTGAAGAAAACCACTTACGTTGGGATTCTTTAGGTGAGTTCTTAGCATTGGCTGTCTCGATTGAAGATATTGCCGCTAAAACAGGTAATGAAAAAGCAGTTATTTTGGCTGAAGCATTGCATGTAGCTAACGGTAAATTCTTAAAAGAAGATAAATCTCCTTCACGTAAAGTAGGCGAATTAGATAACCGTGGTAGTCACTTCTATTTAGCGATGTACTGGGCTGAAGCACTTGCTGAACAAACGAAAGATGCTGAACTACAAGCACAGTTCAAACCTTTAGCAGAGTCACTATTAAGCAATGAAGCAGTTATCGTTCAAGAGCTTAACGATGCTCAGGGTGTTGTTGTTGACCTAGGTGGTTACTTCCATACCGACCCTGTTAAAGTATCTGCTGCAATGCGCCCAAGTAAAACGTTAAACGCTGCTGTCGATAATATTTAATTTCGCCTGTAGTGATTACGTTGAGTGGTAAAAGCTCAGCATAATCGTTTTATATTGTTAGTATTGATAAAACCATTAAGTGTTTCACTTAGTGGTTTTTTTTGTTCTTTTTTCCCACTTTTTATTCTTAGTTTCTCATCCAACTCTCAATTTTTCCGATAAATGAGAAGTGCTTTTAGATGTTACTCTTAAACTAATTTAACGAAAAATTAAAAAATAATAACCTCAATTAAGCAGCTTTGCGTTAAAGTTAGCAATGTTTATTTCATTCATTTTAGTGAAAAGGGTGCTGATGCGTCTTACTTTATTCAAAAAAATTCTGTTTTCTATGTTATTCATTAGCGCTTTAATGGTGTTGGGGATGGCATGGTCTATTAATGATAGCTTTCGTACTGGTTTACAAAAGTATTTAAATCATGGAGAAGAAAATCGATTAGAAATTGTTTCTGAATTTATTGCACCTTATTACTCTGAGAAAGATGGATGGCAAGGGTTAACGCCTGATACGATGTTATCAGTATTATCGCAAGTATTTAATCGCCCTAGAGGTGATGGTAAAGAACCTAAGAAATTTCGTTCAGATCGTATAGAACGTTTATTTAAACGTATCGTGGTGTTGGATGAAAACTATCAACCCATTTTTACGCAAAGAAAATCTAAATCGAAAAATGAAGTTATCAAAGTACCTGTTATATACCAGCAAAAAACAGTGGGGTGGGTGACCACACAAAAACGTTACGTTATTCCTGGGGAGTTAGAGAGTACTTTCTACCATCAACAACAGTATAATTTAATGTGGATTGTTTTGTGGGTGACATTACTGTCGTTTACCTTAGCTTGGTTATTAGTTCGCCATTTTTTAACGCCTTTAAAACGTCTTGAAAATGCAGCAAATTCATTACAAGAGGGCGATTATTTAACACAAATTGAAGTTAATGGAGAGGATGAGTTAGCAGCGTTATCTTCACGTTTTAATGAATTAAGCAACAGCCTGTTACGTCAAAAAGAAAACAGAGAGCAATGGTTAGCTGATATTTCTCATGAACTGCGGACGCCTATTTCTGTCTTAAAAAGCGAAATAGAAGCATTACAAGATGGTATTCGTAAACCAGAGCCAAAGTATATTGATTCATTACATAACCAAGTACAAAACTTGAGTCAATTAGTGAATGACTTATATCAGTTATCGTTATCCGATGCTGGAATGCAATTTGATTTATCTGAATCGGTTGACGTGCAACAAGTGCTTGCAATGAGTTGTTCACAATATCAATTACGTTTCCAAGAAAAGCAGATCCAATTACAAAGTTACTTTAACCTTAAACAGCCTGTTTATATTAAAGGCGATAAAAAGTCTCTAACGCAGTTATTCTCTAATGTATTAGAAAATAGCTTACGTTATACCGATGCGCCGGGTTTATTGCAGGTTAAGTTAAAAAGGAATAAGCAGCAGCTTCAAATATGCATTGAGGACAGCGCGCCAAGTGTGCCTGACCATGCTTTACCTAAATTATTTGAACGTTTATATCGTGTAGATGAGTCTCGAAGTCGTTTGAGTGGAGGATCTGGTTTAGGCTTATCAATTTGTCAAACGATTGTAAAAGCACATCAAGGTGAAATGATTGCAACCCATTCCGCTTTAGGTGGACTAACCATCACTATTTATCTGCCAATTTCAGAGAATTAATAAAGGAATTACGATGTCACAGCATGTTTTAATCGTAGAAGATGAAGAGTCATTAGCACAAGTATTAGGCGAGTATCTTACTCAGTCTGGTTTTATTACACATATTATTAATGATGGTTCACAAGTCATTGAATGGGTAAAAAAGAATCCTGTTGATTTATTGATATTAGATTTAATGTTACCAGGGAAAAATGGATTAGATATTTACAGAGAGTTACGTTCCTTTACGGATATTCCGGTCGTGATGGCCACCGCCAGAATCGATGAGATTGATCGTTTAATTGGTTTGGAACTAGGTGCTGATGATTATATTTGTAAGCCGTATAGTCCAAGAGAAGTGGTGGTACGAGTAAAAAACATCCTGCGTCGCTCAAGCGATGAACTGAAAATGGCTGATAAAGTATTGAGTATTAATGAAAGTACGATGCAAGTATTAGTCAAAGGCAAAGAAGTTAGCTTAACGCGTGCTGAATTTCGCCTTCTATCGCATTTTCATCAACATAAAGAGCAAGTCTTTAGCCGGGAGCAGTTAATGACTCAAATCTACTCAGATAACCGTGTCGTGACTGATCGAACTATTGATAGCCATATTAAAAATTTGCGTCGTAAAATTCAAAATGTTGATGCCGAGGTTGATTGCATTCAATCTATCTATGGGGTCGGTTACAAGTTTGCTCTGTAGTTGCTCACATCATAGCCACTAAACAAACGGTTTGAATAAACCTGCATTTTCCATAAACAAGTCGCTAGTTCGATTAATACCAATCTGAATAAGTAAATGGTCTATTTAGGCGTTAGGGGAAATGGATAATAGCAAGGCGTTGATTGCAGTAACTAGTTATTCTCATTACAAAATCAACAACGAAGCTAGGATTTGTTTTAACAAGCATAAATGACTAGATAATTACTTAGATTGGTATAATACCAATCACACTAATTAACTGATCTATTTTACTTGTTAAAATAACTTATTTCTTCGTTGTAAATTTCGTAAAGGGAACAGCCATTTAGCTCAATTTACGCCTTAAACTAAGTCATTTTTCCTGCACAAAATTTAGATCACTTATTTAATGTAATCGGTATAACTTTGAAGTCTATGTTGATATATATTTTAAAGTTCTGCTTTAGAAATAGGATGTTAGGTATTTTGCTTTAGGGGGAAGTGTTAGGGCATGTATCTTTTGTTATTGTTAGTGTGCCTTATCCGTATTGTTTATCTTAGTTAACCACTTTGACTGTATGATTAACATCATCTACGAACGCTTTATTGGCATTATTAGTGACCTCCTTCGTTTTTCTTCAATTATCTCCCTAAAAATCAAGCAAAACAGTTAACTCCTTTTTTTATCCATATTCTCTACACAATGCTTATCTATAGTCTCTACATCGGCTCAGAAGAGAGCTTTATATTCTAAGTAAAAAAAGAGGTTTATATGAAAAAGTTATTTATTCTAAGTGGTGTTGCATTAATGGTTTCAAGTTCGCTAACAATGGCTGCTGGCAATAACTCAGCTAAATATGACTTTGGAAAGTTCGATCTTAATAAAGATGGCCAAATTAGTGTCGTAGAAGCGACGGGTAAACTAGCGAAGCATTTTGATAAAATCGATGCAGATAGCAATGATTTAATCAGTGAAGCAGAGTTTGCTGAAATGAAAAAAATGAGAGAGTCAAAAAAACCAACATTCGCTGATTTTGATACAAATAATGACGGTTCAATTTCTAGCGCTGAATTTGATGCTGCGAAGAAAATGAAAAAAGGCAAGGGTCATCATAAAGTAGACTTCGCTAAAGTAGATGTTAATAAAGATGGACAAATTACTAAAGATGAAGCGAAACGAGGATTACTTAAACGTTTTGATAAAATTGACAGCGATGCAAACGGTTCAATTTCAACAACTGAATTCGCAGCTTTAGAAAAAATGCACAAAGGTAAAGGTAATCATAAACTAGATTTCGGCTCTATCGATACGAATAACGATAGTAAAATTACAAAAGATGAAGCAAAAGGTCGTTTGGCGAAACATTTTGATAAAGTAGATGCAGATGCGAATGGTTTAATTTCAACAGCTGAATTTGCCGCGCTAGAAAAAATGCACAAAGGTAAGGGTAATCACAAATTAGACTTTGCTGCTATCGATACCAATAACGACAGCCAAATTACAAAAGATGAAGCAAAAGGTCGCCTATCGAAACATTTTGATAAAATAGATAGCGATAAAAATGGTGTTATTACTCAAGCTGAATTGTCAGAAATGCAAAAAATGCATAAAGGAAAAGGTCATAAAAAAGGGAATAAAGAAGTTAGCTTTGCTAAGTTAGATGTGAACAGCGATGGTGTTATCACTAAAGATGAGACAAAAGGTCGTTTAGCTAAACACTTTGATAAAGTAGATACAGACGCGAATGGTTCTATTACGTCAGCTGAGTTTGAATTAGTTAAAAACATGAAAAAAGGTAAGCACGGGCAGAAAGTATCATTCTCAACATTAGATGTGAATAAAGACGGTGCCATTACTAAAGACGAAGCAAAAGGTCGCTTACTTAATAACTTCGATAAAATCGACGGTGATGCTGACGGTAAAATAACAACTCAAGAATTAGATGCAAAACGTGGAGACCGTAAAGGCAACAAACGTCCAACATTTGAAATGTTAGATGCTGATGGCAACGGTAAAGTATCAAATGCAGAGTTTACTGCTTTTCAACAAAAACATGCTGAAATGAAAAAATAAGCTTCATAAGTTTTTAATTACTATTACAAATAAAAGGCCTGATGAGTTTTCTCGTCAGGCCTTTTTAATTGTGCGATTTAATCTCTAGTTTTGGAACAGAAAATCGACACAACACCATTATACCAATCAATTTTTTCGTTAATCTTCTAAAGGCTTCAACCTATGCCTTAAACTAAGCTATTTTTTCTACGCAAAAATGTAGATCATTTATTTAATGTAATCGGCATTGTTTACGCTAATTTCCGTAAATTGCTATGTTGATTTGTCTTGCAAGAATCGATTATTATTTCATTAAATTGCCTTGAATTTCACAAAACTAGCGGCACTGTGTAATAAGTAATATAACATTATGGATTTAAATATAGAGAGGCTTTCATTATCCAGAGTTTAAGTTATTTATATTATTGTCATTATTCTTAATATCATTCTCAGTATGCGTTTTAGTACCGTTCTCATTGCAATGAGTGACTTTTAATATCCACTTTCATTATCCTAATTTATTGGCATTATTCTTTAATGAACTACTTTTTAAGCACTTTGTTTTAGATGCCTAATTCATCGAATAAATCGATTTCAACAGCTGAATTTTTAGCTGCGGTTGTATTTACTTGAGATATTTTGTTTTTTTCTTCTTCAATTATTGAATCAGGATCAAACGCTTCTCGTTCTTCAAAATTAGGTAATTTAATAAACTCCGTTTTATCCATGGCTAATTCAAGGTAGAAAATGTTATTTTTTGCTGTCGTGAAACTTACTCGACGTGCTTGTGGGCGGTCTAAATTTGTATCTATAGAGAGTACGACTTGTTTATTAATGGTCAACATTTTAGGTTGATTTTGATTAATAGAAGTATGTAATTCATGGCCAATGACACTGGTAAAATCACCAACGGCTTGATTCATTAACTCACCCATTACATCACTCACATCGTCAGCAGTATGCGATATTGCTAAATCTTCTTCTGATAGCCCCATATTGGTCATATAAGTCGTATATAATTCCATTGCGGCAGCAGCACTAAAATTTAAAATAACTAATCCAGAAAAACCACCATCAAATAATACAAAGCAACCTATGTCTGGTTTAAGACAGGTTTTATTGATTTTTTGAACCATTGAAGAATAATTAATTTGGCGACCCGTCGCATTACTTAAAACAGATTTCATCGAATTACATAATACTAATAATACATCATCTGTAGAGGTGGTTTTACTTCTAGTCATATCTTGTTATCGCCTTTTAAAATGCTAATAATGGAGCGTTTAGAATAGGCTATTATTTAAATATAGGTAGTTTTGTCGATGGTTATTTAATGAAAATGATAGCAAGTCGCTGTTTTTGTTATTTATTATGTTGTGAATCTCACCATTGTTTATTTAAAAGTGGCATTGCTCTGTACAGTAGAGCAGGTATTGAATGTGAGTGTTATTACATTTGCTTAATCTTGTAAGTTCCATTGTTGTGCGTATTCTATAAATTCTTTTAGTATCGGGCTTTGGTACTTATCTTTGTGCCACACCAAATAAAGATCGCGAGACATGTCGATATCGATAGGTAGAGTACATAAGCGTTTATCTTGCAGCGCATGCCTAGCAGCTGTTCGCGACATACAAGACACCCCTAAACCAGCTGCACAGCAATTAATGATTGCTTCAGTCGTCGTGAGCTCAAAGGTAATATCTAGGTCTGTTAAATGCTGTCCAATGTGCGTAATAAAAAAATCACGAGTACCCGAACCTTGCTCTCGTAAGATCCAATGTTGGTGATTCAAGTCTTCGATGGTAATTGATTTTTTACTGGTTAAAGGATGATTAGGGTGAACCACAATGACCATTTCATCTTTAAGCCAACGTTCAATATGTAACTGTTTATCCACCAATAAAGCTTCAACTAATCCAATATCTAATTCGTATTCTTTTAGCTTTTCGCCAATAGTGGTGCTGTTATCAATACATATTAATTGATCTTGATGATTTTTAATGTCACGAAACTGTGCTAATAAAGCCGGCAGTAAATGATTACCTACTGTATTACTTGAACCAATTCTTAGCTTTCCTTGAAAGTTATGATTATCAAATAAACTTGTGATTGCCTTACTACGTTCTATTTGTTCATCGGCTAAGGGCAATAGTGCTTTGCCCATCTCATTGATTAATAATCGATTATTAGTACGCTCAAATAGTTTATGACCGAGTTGTTTTTCTAACTCTGCTAGCGCCATACTTACCGCTGGTTTGCTTAGAAATAGTTTTTCTGCCGCAGTAGTTAGTGTTTTTTCTTGTGTGATCGTCATAAAGACATGTAATTGCTTAAGTGTGATATTCATAATCAGCCAAGGGTTTCGATTTATTTAACAAGATGAATGTTAGTGTAAGTTATTCTTAATATAAATGCTGTGCTTGAGAAGTCATCAATAGAAAAATATTAAGTCAGAAGCAAAGACAAAGTTTCAAAGTTAAAAAATATTAATCACGAAGCGCTGCGCTACACGAAGGGCACGAAGAAAATATAACAAAATAATTTGGAAGAGGTTGAATAAGAGAGTATTTCAAGTTGTATTTAATTATAAAGTTTTTGACTTAATCTCCTTTTAACTTCGTGCCTTCGTGGTTAATTGGCTTTGACTTTAAATACTTAATTAACCACGAAGCACTACGCTGCACGAAGGACACGAAGAAAATATAACAAAATAATTAGCAGGGAGGTTGAATAAGAGAGTATTTCAGGTTGTCTTTAATTATAAAGCTTTTGATTTAACCTTCTTTTAACTTCGAGCCTTCGTGGTTAATTGCTTTTGATTTTAAAGGTTTAATCAACCACGAAGCGCTACGCTACACGAAGGGCACGAAGGAAGGCATAAAGAGTAGCTAAAAGTGAAAATATGCAGAACTCAGCACATTTAAGTTAGTTGTTAATCTTAAGGTTTTTGACTTAATCTTCTTTTAACTTCGTGCCTTCGTGGTTAATTGGTTTTGGCTTTAAAGATTTAATCAACCACGAAGCGCTACGCTACAGGAAGGGCACGAAGAAGGGCATAAAGAGTAGCTAAAAGTGAAAATATGCAGAACTCAGTACATTAAAGTTAGTTGTGAGTTTTAAGGCTTTTGACCTAACCTTCTTTTAACTTCGTGCCTTCGTGGTTAATTGGTTTTGGCTTTAAAGATTTAATCAACCACGAAGCGCTACGCTACACGAAGGACACGAAGAAAATACAACAAAATAATTAAGAGGGAAGTTAAACCTGAAAGTATTTCAAGTTGTCTTTAATTATAAAGCTTTTGATTTAACCTTCTTTCAACTTCGTGCCTTCGTGGTTAATTGCTTTTGATTTTAATTTTTTATCTCTTTAACTTTGTGGTTAAGTGATTTGATTTTAAAAGGCTTATGGCATAGCTGCGTGTATTTGCTTTAACAGAGCTGCAGCAGCAGATTTAGGATCATCTGCATGGCAAATCGCAGATACTAACGCGACACCATCGACACCAGTTTTTATGATGTCATCTAAATTACTTTGGTTAATACCGCCAATCGCAACGACTGGGAAGTTTGTTTTTGTTAACGCATTCGCTAAGCCTGCTATTCCCCATTGTTTTTTAGTATCTGTTTTAGTTGGCGTTGCAAAAATCGCACTTAAGCCGATGTAATCCAAAGATAATGCATTTGCTTCTAATAGCTGATGTTCATTTTCGATAGACAGGCCGAGTAACTTGTTAGGGCCAATCAATTGTCGTGCTAATTCAGCGGGCATATCCGATTGCCCTAAGTGAACTCCGTCAGCATCAACGGCTAATGCGACATCAACACGATCGTTAATGATAAGTGCCACGTTAGTGTCTTTTAGAATGGTTTTAATTGCTTGAGCACGAACAATGAAAGATTGTATATCACCACTTTTTTCTCGGACTTGCACCATGGTAACACCACCTGCAACGGCTTCTTTGACAACATGTTTTAGTGTTTCTAAATCTTGCTGATCATCTGTCACTAAATATAGACGATACGGGTTCATGGTGTTTTCCTTGAAAATAGAGTGAGTAATAGTACCTAATAAAGGCGCTTAATATTCCATGAAGAATAAAAAATACCTTTAAATTAGCCACTATTTGACAGTTATTTTTAAACGTTTATTAATAGCGGTGGCATCTAACTGATATAACACATCAAGCAAATTCATTTGTAAACTACCTGGGCCGGCAGATTGCTCTGCTGCAATTTCACCAGCAACACCTAATACAGCGGCAGCGGCTAAACCAGAATCTTCACCAATCGCAGCAAAAGCGCCAGTTAAAGCACTTAAACTACACCCCATTCCTGTGATATTTGGCATCATTGCATGACCGTTATGTAATGTGGTTTCACTGTCAGCGGTAATGATGTAATCGACTTCACCCGAAATAACTACATTACAGTGATAAGTTTCAGCTAAATAGCGAGCAGCATCCACGGCCATTTCACTGCTATCAAGTGAATCAACACCTTTACTTTGTGCTTTTTCACCGGCTAACGCTATTATTTCAGATGCGTTTGCACGAATAATTAAATGTTTTGCAAGTGCTGCGATTTGACGCGAAGTCTCGGTACGTAATGTACTCGCACCACAGCCTACTGGGTCTAATACTACGACTTTTTCATGTACGTTGGCTTGTTCAACAGCATAAATCATACGCGGAACCCATTGGCTATCTAGGGTACCGATATTAATAACCAATGCACCACTAAATGACATCATTTCAGCCATTTCTTGACGAGAATGCGCCATGATCGGTGATGCGCCAATAGCTAATAAGGCATTCGCTGTATTGTTCATAACAACATAATTAGTAATGTTGACGACTAATGGTTTTTGCGTACGTAATGTGTGTAACGCATCGATAATTAGCTTGGTCTTTTCTTTCGGTATGCTTTCTTTTTGTGCGTCTTCTTTTTGTATTGTTTGCATCGTTAATCCTCTGCTCACTATTTTATTTATTGCATGGCTTTCTATTACAAGGTTTCTTTATCACCACACTCGCTAAATAGCGGCATTTAAACCTTGCTGCCAAAAAGCCACTTCCATTCTAGTCGCCGTTCTGAATACTTTCAGAAGGTGTTGACCACGTTGGCTATTGAGATCAATTTCTGCGAGTAATTGATCTAAATGTTCGGTGCTGTCGATGATACTTTGTTGAAATTCTTCACCGCTATATAAATCAATCCAACTCGCAAATTCATTACCCTCAATTTTAGTGTTTTTGTCATTTGCTAATAAACGACCAATTTCAGCATAACCAATTGAACAAGGGGCTAGCGCGACATAAAGATCAACAATATCGCCCATCATTCCCGTATCTAAAACGTAACGTGTATAGGCGACCGTGCCAAAATCTTCATCTTCTGCTTCTAAATCCGCCTCGGTTAATCCCCAATTTGCACAATAAGTGATGTGGTGATTAATCTCAAAGCTCAACAATGCTTGAACACTCGTCAGGCCCTTACGCATTTCTGCTAACGTATTCGCTTTATAAATCGCTAGTGCATAGGCACGTGAATACTGCTTCAAGAATAAAAAGTCTTGTTTTAGGTAATGTAAAAAGCAGGGTTGCGCTAAGCTTCCATTACCTAATTGCATCACAAAAGGGTGCTTTGTATAGTCATCCCAGTCAGACTGGCAAGCGTTGATTAAATCTTTATGG
Above is a genomic segment from Psychromonas sp. L1A2 containing:
- a CDS encoding NADP-dependent isocitrate dehydrogenase encodes the protein MTDKSAKIIYTQTDEAPALATHSLLPIVNAFTKAANIVVETRDISLAGRIIANFSYKLPAAQQQADSLAELGDLAKTPEANIIKLPNVSASIPQLQAAIKELQSHGFALPDYPEVATNPEEEETKAVYAKVLGSAVNPVLREGNSDRRVADAVKQYAQDHPHRMGKWSKESRSHVADMSDGDFYSSEKSVVLGQDDDVKIEFTNKAGQTTVLKASTPVLKDEVIDSSRMSAKALRDFFEKEMTDAKENNIMLSLHLKATMMKVSDPIMFGHAVTVYFKDVFAKHADLFKELGVDERNGLGDVYAKIANIDAAKKAEVEADIQAVYATRPSLAMVDSDKGITNLHVPSDVIIDASMPAMVRSSGQMWNVEGKLEDTKALIPDRCYSGIYEETIKFCRENGAFDPATMGNVSNVGLMAQKAEEYGSHDKTFQITEAGTVKVTDSAGNTLMSHDVEQGDIWRMCQAKDIPIRDWVRLAVSRAQATGQPAIFWLDEARAHDKNLIEKVNTYLKDHDTAGLDIQILTPVEACKFSLQRVKEGKNTISVTGNVLRDYLTDLFPILELGTSAKMLSIVPLLAGGGLFETGAGGSAPKHVQQFVEENHLRWDSLGEFLALAVSIEDIAAKTGNEKAVILAEALHVANGKFLKEDKSPSRKVGELDNRGSHFYLAMYWAEALAEQTKDAELQAQFKPLAESLLSNEAVIVQELNDAQGVVVDLGGYFHTDPVKVSAAMRPSKTLNAAVDNI
- a CDS encoding ATP-binding protein — protein: MRLTLFKKILFSMLFISALMVLGMAWSINDSFRTGLQKYLNHGEENRLEIVSEFIAPYYSEKDGWQGLTPDTMLSVLSQVFNRPRGDGKEPKKFRSDRIERLFKRIVVLDENYQPIFTQRKSKSKNEVIKVPVIYQQKTVGWVTTQKRYVIPGELESTFYHQQQYNLMWIVLWVTLLSFTLAWLLVRHFLTPLKRLENAANSLQEGDYLTQIEVNGEDELAALSSRFNELSNSLLRQKENREQWLADISHELRTPISVLKSEIEALQDGIRKPEPKYIDSLHNQVQNLSQLVNDLYQLSLSDAGMQFDLSESVDVQQVLAMSCSQYQLRFQEKQIQLQSYFNLKQPVYIKGDKKSLTQLFSNVLENSLRYTDAPGLLQVKLKRNKQQLQICIEDSAPSVPDHALPKLFERLYRVDESRSRLSGGSGLGLSICQTIVKAHQGEMIATHSALGGLTITIYLPISEN
- a CDS encoding response regulator, translating into MSQHVLIVEDEESLAQVLGEYLTQSGFITHIINDGSQVIEWVKKNPVDLLILDLMLPGKNGLDIYRELRSFTDIPVVMATARIDEIDRLIGLELGADDYICKPYSPREVVVRVKNILRRSSDELKMADKVLSINESTMQVLVKGKEVSLTRAEFRLLSHFHQHKEQVFSREQLMTQIYSDNRVVTDRTIDSHIKNLRRKIQNVDAEVDCIQSIYGVGYKFAL
- a CDS encoding EF-hand domain-containing protein — encoded protein: MKKLFILSGVALMVSSSLTMAAGNNSAKYDFGKFDLNKDGQISVVEATGKLAKHFDKIDADSNDLISEAEFAEMKKMRESKKPTFADFDTNNDGSISSAEFDAAKKMKKGKGHHKVDFAKVDVNKDGQITKDEAKRGLLKRFDKIDSDANGSISTTEFAALEKMHKGKGNHKLDFGSIDTNNDSKITKDEAKGRLAKHFDKVDADANGLISTAEFAALEKMHKGKGNHKLDFAAIDTNNDSQITKDEAKGRLSKHFDKIDSDKNGVITQAELSEMQKMHKGKGHKKGNKEVSFAKLDVNSDGVITKDETKGRLAKHFDKVDTDANGSITSAEFELVKNMKKGKHGQKVSFSTLDVNKDGAITKDEAKGRLLNNFDKIDGDADGKITTQELDAKRGDRKGNKRPTFEMLDADGNGKVSNAEFTAFQQKHAEMKK
- a CDS encoding DUF3334 family protein is translated as MTRSKTTSTDDVLLVLCNSMKSVLSNATGRQINYSSMVQKINKTCLKPDIGCFVLFDGGFSGLVILNFSAAAAMELYTTYMTNMGLSEEDLAISHTADDVSDVMGELMNQAVGDFTSVIGHELHTSINQNQPKMLTINKQVVLSIDTNLDRPQARRVSFTTAKNNIFYLELAMDKTEFIKLPNFEEREAFDPDSIIEEEKNKISQVNTTAAKNSAVEIDLFDELGI
- a CDS encoding LysR family transcriptional regulator; translation: MNITLKQLHVFMTITQEKTLTTAAEKLFLSKPAVSMALAELEKQLGHKLFERTNNRLLINEMGKALLPLADEQIERSKAITSLFDNHNFQGKLRIGSSNTVGNHLLPALLAQFRDIKNHQDQLICIDNSTTIGEKLKEYELDIGLVEALLVDKQLHIERWLKDEMVIVVHPNHPLTSKKSITIEDLNHQHWILREQGSGTRDFFITHIGQHLTDLDITFELTTTEAIINCCAAGLGVSCMSRTAARHALQDKRLCTLPIDIDMSRDLYLVWHKDKYQSPILKEFIEYAQQWNLQD
- the thiE gene encoding thiamine phosphate synthase; its protein translation is MNPYRLYLVTDDQQDLETLKHVVKEAVAGGVTMVQVREKSGDIQSFIVRAQAIKTILKDTNVALIINDRVDVALAVDADGVHLGQSDMPAELARQLIGPNKLLGLSIENEHQLLEANALSLDYIGLSAIFATPTKTDTKKQWGIAGLANALTKTNFPVVAIGGINQSNLDDIIKTGVDGVALVSAICHADDPKSAAAALLKQIHAAMP
- the thiM gene encoding hydroxyethylthiazole kinase; the protein is MQTIQKEDAQKESIPKEKTKLIIDALHTLRTQKPLVVNITNYVVMNNTANALLAIGASPIMAHSRQEMAEMMSFSGALVINIGTLDSQWVPRMIYAVEQANVHEKVVVLDPVGCGASTLRTETSRQIAALAKHLIIRANASEIIALAGEKAQSKGVDSLDSSEMAVDAARYLAETYHCNVVISGEVDYIITADSETTLHNGHAMMPNITGMGCSLSALTGAFAAIGEDSGLAAAAVLGVAGEIAAEQSAGPGSLQMNLLDVLYQLDATAINKRLKITVK
- a CDS encoding TenA family protein, whose amino-acid sequence is MNHKDLINACQSDWDDYTKHPFVMQLGNGSLAQPCFLHYLKQDFLFLKQYSRAYALAIYKANTLAEMRKGLTSVQALLSFEINHHITYCANWGLTEADLEAEDEDFGTVAYTRYVLDTGMMGDIVDLYVALAPCSIGYAEIGRLLANDKNTKIEGNEFASWIDLYSGEEFQQSIIDSTEHLDQLLAEIDLNSQRGQHLLKVFRTATRMEVAFWQQGLNAAI